In the genome of Bordetella avium, the window CAGCTCAGGCAAAAGACCAGCCAGTTCAGTGATGGCGAATTGCGAGGCCTTGCGGGTGGCGACCGTTTCGCCCTTGGCGACGGTGGCCGCAACGAAAGCCTGCGCCTTCTCGGCAAAGTCGGCAGGCAGCTCGCCCTTCATGCGACGGGTGAATTCGGCGGCTTCGGCCGGGAAAGCCTGAGCATAAGCATCAAAGACCTGTTGCCAGGCGCGCTGCGCTGCGGCGCCGGCATCGCGGGAATCCCAGGCCTGGCGCACATCCTGCGGCACCTCGAAGGGCGTGGCGCTCCAGCCCATGGCGGCGCGAGCACCGGCGATTTCCTCGTTGCCCAGCGGCGCGCCGTGCACATTATGCGTGCCAGCCATCGTGGGCGCCCCCTTGCCGATGACGGTACGGCAGATGATGAGCGTGGGCTTTTCCGATTGGGCGCGAGCGGCCTTGATGGCGGCATCGACGGCGGCCACATCATGGCCGTCCACGCCACGGATCACGTTCCAGCCATAGGCCTCGAAACGCTTGGCGGTGTCATCGCCGAACCAATGCTCGACGTGGCCGTCGATGGAAATGCCGTTATCGTCGTAAAGCGCGATCAGCTTGGACAGCTTGAGTGTGCCGGCCAGCGAGCAGGCCTCGTGCGAGATACCTTCCATCAGGCAGCCGTCGCCCATGAACACATAGGTGTGATGATCGACGATCTGGTGGCCCGGGCGATTGAATTCGGCAGCCAGCAGCGACTCTGCCAGGGCCATGCCCACGGCGTTGGCCAGCCCCTGGCCCAGCGGCCCCGTGGTGGTCTCGACACCCGGGGTGATGCCCACTTCGGGGTGCCCCGGCGTCTTGGAGTGCAACTGGCGGAAGTTCTTCAACTCGTCCAGCGAGAGGTCGTAGCCGGTCAGGTGCAGCAGCGCGTAGATCAGCATGGAACCATGACCGTTGGACAACACGAAACGGTCGCGGTTGGCCCAGGCCGGATCGGCCGGGTTATGGCTGAGGTTGTTCAACCACAGCGCCTGGGCGATTTCAGCCATGCCCATCGGAGCGCCGGGATGCCCCGAATTCGCTTTTTGTACGGCGTCCATCGCGAGTACACGGATGGCATCTGCCAAGACAGGTTTGGGGGCAGTCGAGGTGCTCATGCAAGAAGGCTCTTAGGCATTGGCACCTCATATCAAGGCGCCAGAGGTAGATGGTGGAAAGCTCAGCATTTTACCATCTGGGGGTAACCCCATCCGACGCGATTAAAAACCGCTCGTCCGGCTGGCGCCGGACGCCCACTTCAGGCCAAAATGCGGCCTTCCCCCGAGCGCGGCCTTTGATGCGTCCCGTAATTTTTATCGCCCACCAAGCATGAGTCTGCCCCGTTTTTTCTGCGATACCCCTCTAGCTGCCGGACAGCGCCTCGCGCTACCCGAAGCCCTGGCTCATCACGCCATCCGTGTGCTGCGCCTGCGCGACGGCGCCGTCATTGTGCTGTTCGATGGGCGAGGCGGCGAGTATCCGGCCCGGCTGGAAATCGAAGGCAAGACGGGCTATGCGCAGTTGGCGGAACATGTCGCGCGCGAAGCCGAACTGCCCGGCCGCATCACGCTGGCTCAGGGGCTCCCGTCAGGCGACAAAATGGATTGGATCATCGAAAAAGCCGTGGAGCTGGGCGCCGCCGCCGTCGCGCCTATCGCCGCGCAGCGCAGTGTCCTGCAACTGAGCGGTCCGCGCCTGGAAAAACGTCTGTCGCATTGGCGCCGCATCGCCCAGGCCGCCGCCGAACAATGCGGCCGCAACCGTCTGACTCAGGTCAGCGCCCCATCGAGCCTGCGGGAATGGCTGGCCCAGCCGGCCCAGGGGGCAAGGGTGATGTGCCACCCGGAAGCGGCCGATGACCTGCCCGGCTGGCTGGCAAGCCAGCCAGCCCCCGAAGCCCTGACACTGTTGGTCGGCCCGGAAGGCGGCTGGTCGGAAGAAGAACTCGCCGCCGCGCGTGCGGCGGGCGTGGCCTCGGTCAGGCTGGGCTCCAGAGTGCTGCGCACCGAAACGGCGGGTCTGGCGCTTATCGCTTCCGTCACCGCCCTTCTGGGCTGGAACTGATCCCCCAGGCGGCCTCAGACGGTAGTTCAGACCTCGCCGTAAGGCGTAGCCGCCACACCCGGCTCCGGATCGGGATGCCGTCCGGCATGCTCGACCAGATAGCAGAATACCCGGCCGTTCTCGCTGGCGAACTGCGCCGCGTCGGCGCAGGCGTTCTCGATGGCGACGGCATCGTCTGCCAGCGCCGGATCACCCGAATGCAGGCGATACAGCCAAAGCACGACACCCGTCTTGTTATCGAGGATGGTGTCGCACAGGCAATCGTAGAGGGCATCCAGATTGCCGCCGAAGAACTCGGGAAAATCCACTGCCTTGGCGATGGCGCGCAACACCGCCGAACGGCTGCGCGCACGATCGCAATCGGCCACGAGCAGGGCCATGCCCAGTTCGTGGGCAGCATTGACCATGGACTCTTTGTCCGTATCGTCGTGCTCGATTGCGCCGCCGCGGCGCAATTGTTTTATCAGCGTGGTCTGGCCGTTGCGCGTCATGCCTGGGCCTCCTGGAAAAACTGCAATACGTCTTCACTACGCCGCATCGTATCGGCATAACCCAGTTCTATCAATCGTTCTGTGTAGGCACTTTCGAAGAGCAAATAGGATATGAGCGAGCCACCCCCTGCATGCCCCGGCACGGACGATACACCGAGTACGCGAAAAAGGGTACGCGCCTCGACGGGCATCGCGCTCAAATGTTCCAGGGCAAGCTGATCCAGCGACTGGCTGGGCGTGATGGCCAACACCTCCACGGGGCGTGGACCGCCAGACTGTGCACAATGCTCCAGGAGGCGGTTGGTGTTTTCCAGGCGCTCCAGATCCGAAGACAGACCATCCAGAAAAATACTGGCCAAGGCATGACCGCCCACCTGGGCTAGCGACGGATAGGGCGGCTCGGCCGCACGTTTCTCCGGATGGGTTTCATCGCGAAAACTGGTGCCCACCACCAGCACGCGGTGCGCGCCGAGATGGATGGCGGGGCTGATAGGGGCCAATTGGCGCATTGACCCATCCCCGCACCATTCCGTCTGCCCATGCACCGTGACCGCCCGGGCAGGAAAAACGAAAGGAATGGCCGACGACGCCATGACATGATCTGTGCTGATATCCAAGGGCACGGCGCGCCGCAGCGAACGGCGCCAGGGTTCGATCACGCGCTCAGACTGATAAAAAGTCAGATGCTCGCCGCTGGTGTAGCCCGAGGCCGTGATCGCCAGGGCGGATAGCTGCCCCCGGCGCAGATTGTCGCGCATGCGCGGAAAATCCAGCGAACGCTCCAGCAATCGGGCCAAGGGCTCACTATCCAGCAAGGACTGCGGACGGCGGCGGCCGGCAAACATCCAGCCCAGGGCCAGCAAGCCCAGCCACCTGACACCGGTGCGGATCAGCCCTGGCGCATCCGCCCGGTAAACCATGCTGATGTGCAGGGATGACCAGAGGTGGCGCATGCGTCTGACCGCGAGATGCGGCCGGTCAGCGCGGCAGGCCAGCGCCGCTGCGTTGACCGCGCCGGCCGAGGTGCCGCAAATGATGGGAAAGGGATTGGGAAAGCTGGGCCGGCGCTGCGGATCGAGCAAGGCCATCACCGCGCTCAACACCCCGACCTGATAGGCCGCCCGCGCTCCGCCGCCGGTCAGAACCAGACCCGTGGAGCGC includes:
- the tkt gene encoding transketolase, yielding MSTSTAPKPVLADAIRVLAMDAVQKANSGHPGAPMGMAEIAQALWLNNLSHNPADPAWANRDRFVLSNGHGSMLIYALLHLTGYDLSLDELKNFRQLHSKTPGHPEVGITPGVETTTGPLGQGLANAVGMALAESLLAAEFNRPGHQIVDHHTYVFMGDGCLMEGISHEACSLAGTLKLSKLIALYDDNGISIDGHVEHWFGDDTAKRFEAYGWNVIRGVDGHDVAAVDAAIKAARAQSEKPTLIICRTVIGKGAPTMAGTHNVHGAPLGNEEIAGARAAMGWSATPFEVPQDVRQAWDSRDAGAAAQRAWQQVFDAYAQAFPAEAAEFTRRMKGELPADFAEKAQAFVAATVAKGETVATRKASQFAITELAGLLPELLGGSADLTGSNFTDWKGVTAVRAAEQGGVNFGRHINYGVREFGMAAIMNGIALHGGYLPFGGTFLTFSDYSRNAIRMAALMKQRVVHVFTHDSIGLGEDGPTHQSIEHAASLRLIPNLSVWRPCDTVETAVAWNLAVSRPASIGMDVHDGGPTALLLSRQNLPFVPRDEATLKAVEKGGYVLRDAPEARAAILATGSEVAIALAAQEALAQEGIAVRVVSMPSTDVFDRQDAEWKRAVLPPGMPRVAIEAGVTAFWHKYVGLDGVVLGIDRYGESAPAGTLFKFFGLTSEKVAEAVKQVL
- a CDS encoding 16S rRNA (uracil(1498)-N(3))-methyltransferase, which produces MSLPRFFCDTPLAAGQRLALPEALAHHAIRVLRLRDGAVIVLFDGRGGEYPARLEIEGKTGYAQLAEHVAREAELPGRITLAQGLPSGDKMDWIIEKAVELGAAAVAPIAAQRSVLQLSGPRLEKRLSHWRRIAQAAAEQCGRNRLTQVSAPSSLREWLAQPAQGARVMCHPEAADDLPGWLASQPAPEALTLLVGPEGGWSEEELAAARAAGVASVRLGSRVLRTETAGLALIASVTALLGWN
- a CDS encoding barstar family protein; the protein is MTRNGQTTLIKQLRRGGAIEHDDTDKESMVNAAHELGMALLVADCDRARSRSAVLRAIAKAVDFPEFFGGNLDALYDCLCDTILDNKTGVVLWLYRLHSGDPALADDAVAIENACADAAQFASENGRVFCYLVEHAGRHPDPEPGVAATPYGEV
- a CDS encoding patatin-like phospholipase family protein, producing MPISHSDPAGPPRSTGLVLTGGGARAAYQVGVLSAVMALLDPQRRPSFPNPFPIICGTSAGAVNAAALACRADRPHLAVRRMRHLWSSLHISMVYRADAPGLIRTGVRWLGLLALGWMFAGRRRPQSLLDSEPLARLLERSLDFPRMRDNLRRGQLSALAITASGYTSGEHLTFYQSERVIEPWRRSLRRAVPLDISTDHVMASSAIPFVFPARAVTVHGQTEWCGDGSMRQLAPISPAIHLGAHRVLVVGTSFRDETHPEKRAAEPPYPSLAQVGGHALASIFLDGLSSDLERLENTNRLLEHCAQSGGPRPVEVLAITPSQSLDQLALEHLSAMPVEARTLFRVLGVSSVPGHAGGGSLISYLLFESAYTERLIELGYADTMRRSEDVLQFFQEAQA